The following proteins come from a genomic window of Xiphophorus couchianus chromosome 19, X_couchianus-1.0, whole genome shotgun sequence:
- the LOC114134192 gene encoding semaphorin-4E-like: MMKSQVALLCVLIIMSEGSAKSLKARRSVFFSDINLKLFKGPDFDGLSSLLVREDIGLLFVGARGKVITLSLNDITKKTSETRWTVSSEDKSQCQRKGKSKEECDNYITMMHTLSDGRILVCGTRAFDPTCTHLMFKGGTVTMEDTTQSGRGKIPFDPKDQFASMMNENMLYTAASTNFRGLLKTFQRHGQNPIRNEEKETWLSDPKMISIHMAEINKISENGEDDNVFLFLNENAVEERHGLRVSRVVRVCKSDLGGLRILQRKWTSFLKAHLDCPFGDEGSASLVKDVFLLKDEKNLLDSVFYATFTSNLEPSSTCSQSAVCSYKLSDIQQVFRGNFLTLSNSGCWVTHTGVVPNPYPGSCINDEMRASGVRTSHDLPDSTLLFVMNHPLMEQVVTPITGKPLLVRSTAQFSRIVVDKVTSLDGEQHNVMFISNNSGWLQKAVWSGDDGGRIIEELQLFQDPQPIRFLQLSRRGQLYSATRTAVAQLSVRDCSRYTSCADCLIARDPYCGWDHLKGLCAAVAGASKFSMIQNLIDGGVRMCPSSHLSMQITDIHLTADVAQFLPCSPDTNLPMRWRFSGKILEPGPRHILLSQGLVLTPSFTDEGLYTCETVEVVKGREHKKAMNQYNVKVSEGGGSYIHTIVISVLAVFCVLCLMFIMYTRCK; this comes from the exons ATGATGAAGAGTCAGGTAGCGCTCCTTTGTGTCCTGATCATTATGAGTGAAGGATCAGCAAAAAGCCTGAAAGCCCGCCGGAGCGTTTTCTTCTCAG ATATTAACCTGAAGCTGTTTAAGGGGCCAGACTTTGATGGTTTGAGCTCCCTGCTGGTCAGAGAAGACATCGGTCTGCTCTTCGTCGGAGCCAGAGGAAAGGTCATCACgctcagtttgaatgacatcACTAAAAAAACCAGCGAG ACTAGATGGACGGTGAGCTCTGAAGACAAATCCCAGTGCCAGAGGAAAGGCAAGAGTAAAGAG GAATGTGACAACTACATCACAATGATGCACACTCTGAGTGATGGCAGAATACTGGTTTGTGGAACCAGAGCATTCGACCCTACCTGCACACACCTG ATGTTCAAAGGAGGAACTGTCACCATGGAAGACACAACTCAGAGTGGCAGAGGGAAAATTCCCTTTGACCCCAAAGATCAATTTGCCTCCATGATGAATG aaaacatgttataTACCGCTGCTTCTACAAACTTCCGGGGATTATTGAAGACTTTCCAAAGACATGGGCAGAATCCCATAAGGAACGAAGAGAAAGAGACTTGGCTCAGTG ACCCCAAGATGATTTCCATACACATGGctgaaattaacaaaatttcAGAGAACGGTGAGGACGACAACGTGTTCTTGTTCCTCAATGAGAATGCTGTCGAAGAACGACACGGGCTGCGAGTGTCGAGAGTTGTACGAGTGTGTAAA AGCGACTTGGGAGGATTGAGAATTTTGCAGAGAAAGTGGACTTCTTTCCTGAAAGCCCATCTGGACTGCCCATTTGGAGATGAAGGTTCAGCGTCTCTGGTGAAGGACGTCTTTCttctaaaagatgaaaagaactTGTTGGACAGTGTCTTCTATGCAACATTCACCTCAAACTT GGAACCGTCCAGTACCTGCAGTCAGTCCGCTGTCTGCTCCTACAAGCTGTCAGACATCCAGCAAGTTTTCAGGGGGAACTTTCTGACCTTGAGTAATTCTGGCTGCTGGGTGACGCACACAGGAGTAGTGCCTAACCCCTACCCTGGTTCA TGTATTAATGATGAAATGCGAGCCAGTGGTGTGAGGACTTCTCATGACCTCCCAGACTCAACCCTGCTGTTTGTAATGAACCACCCTCTGATGGAGCAAGTTGTGACACCGATCACTGGGAAGCCCCTGCTGGTCCGGTCTACGGCCCAGTTCTCCAGAATTGTTGTTGACAAAGTAACCTCTCTGGATGGAGAGCAGCACAACGTCATGTTTATTAGCAACA ACTCTGGTTGGCTGCAGAAGGCGGTGTGGTCTGGTGATGATGGAGGGCGAATCATTGAGGAGTTGCAGCTGTTTCAGGATCCTCAGCCCATTCGCTTCCTTCAGCTCTCTAGAAGA GGTCAGCTGTACAGCGCAACTAGAACTGCTGTTGCTCAGCTCAGTGTGAGGGACTGCAGCCGCTACACATCCTGTGCTGACTGCCTTATAGCCAGAGATCCATACTGTGGCTGGGACCACCTCAAAGGCCtgtgtgctgctgttgctggtgCTTCAAAATTCTCCAT GATCCAGAACCTCATTGATGGTGGTGTTAGAATGTGCCCAAGCTCTCATT TATCGATGCAGATTACCGACATCCACCTCACAGCTGACGTCGCACAGTTCCTCCCCTGCTCCCCTGATACCAATCTCCCCATGAGATGGCGCTTCTCTGGTAAAATCCTTGAGCCCGGTCCCCGACACATTCTGCTCAGCCAGGGACTCGTTTTAACACCTTCCTTCACTGATGAAGGCCTTTACACCTGTGAGACAGTGGAAGTAGTTAAAGGCAGAGAGCACAAGAAGGCAATGAACCAGTACAACGTTAAAGTTTCAGAGGGTGGGGGATCCTATATTCATACTATAGTTATCtctgttttagctgttttttgtgTCCTGTGTCTAATGTTCATCATGTACACACGGTGTAAATAG